Proteins found in one Homalodisca vitripennis isolate AUS2020 chromosome 4, UT_GWSS_2.1, whole genome shotgun sequence genomic segment:
- the LOC124360598 gene encoding LOW QUALITY PROTEIN: mediator of RNA polymerase II transcription subunit 18 (The sequence of the model RefSeq protein was modified relative to this genomic sequence to represent the inferred CDS: deleted 2 bases in 1 codon) — MESKEWGSMAQPPTAIDNLTAALKGNIIPNQEYLLQGSVLDSVVEVLLHRLRGLCDNVDAGPETFQDHEMCFSLRGTNAQQPASLLLRVRRAMDYPDMPWQLRYIGQPELGTGDKSRPTIVRNSIDIGTSNTVVEFLTELGCRLDFEYVARGYMFRKGRMKVTVSKIFKMVQPKTPDAMEPISQSYLVELSVLAPLGQDAIAEDMRLFAEQLRPLVQLEKVDYKRLPLPMGP; from the exons ATGGAGTCCAAG GAGTGGGGAAGCATGGCACAGCCTCCAACAGCCATAGATAATTTAACTGCGGCTCTCAAAGGAAACATAATCCCCAACCAAGAATATTTACTTCAAGGCAGTGTCCTGGACTCTGTTGTTGAGGTTCTTCTTCACCGACTTCGTGGGCTTTGTGATAATGTTGAC GCGGGACCTGAGACATTCCAAGATCACGAGATGTGTTTTAGTCTTC GAGGAACCAATGCTCAACAACCTGCAAGCCTACTATTGCGGGTGCGGAGAGCTATGGACTATCCAGACATGCCCTGGCAACTGCGATATATTGGCCAGCCTGAGCTCGGGACAG GAGATAAGTCACGGCCAACAATAGTGAGGAACAGCATTGACATTGGTACCAGTAACACAGTTGTTGAGTTTCTAACAGAGCTCGGTTGTCGGCTGGACTTCGAATACGTGGCACGAGGTTATATGTTCCGCAAGGGGAGGATGAAAGTGACAGTTTCAAAGATTTTCAAA ATGGTTCAACCCAAGACACCTGATGCTATGGAGCCCATATCTCAGTCATATCTGGTAGAGTTAAGTGTGTTGGCTCCACTTGGCCAGGATGCCATTGCAGAAGACATGCGTCTGTTTGCTGAACAGCTACGTCCATTGGTACAGTTGGAAAAGGTTGATTACAAGAGACTTCCTTTGCCCATGGGACCCTAG